CGGGTTTTCCACGGCTCCGCTCATAGTTCTCGGATGCATAATGATGAGGGTCTGCCATCTTGACACCTGTCCCGTGGGAGTTGCCACGCAAAACCCCGAGCTTCGAAAGAAATACACTGGAGATCCGGCGCACGTGGTCGATTTCATGCATTTTGTCGCCGCTGAGTTCCGCGAAATAATGGCGAAGATGGGTTTCCGGACCGTAAACGAGATGATAGGCAGAACGGACTGCCTCGAGATGAGAGAATCGCTTGATCACTGGAAGGCCAAAGGCATAGATATAAGCAGCATCCTCTTCCGTCCCGAAGTTCCGGAGGACTGGGGAACCTACTGCCAGATCGAACAGGACCACGGCATACAGAACTCTCTTGATGAAACCGTCCTGATGGATCTATGCCGCCCGACGATTGAAAAGGGAGAGCGGGTCCGCGCCGATGTATCCATAAAAAATGTTAACAGAACTGTAGGGACCATAGTTGGAAGCGAGCTTACGAGAAGATACGGCCTTGGTGGGCTTGAGGAGGATACGGTAAGGCTTCATTTCTCTGGTTCGGCGGGCCAAAGCTTCGGAGCCTTCGTTCCCAAGAGCATGACACTTATTCTCGAGGGCGACTCGAACGACTATACGGGAAAGGGGCTTTCTGGAGGGAAAATGATCATTTATCCGCCGAAGGAGTCCACCTTCATTGCTGAGGAGAATATAATAATCGGGAACGTAGCGTTCTACGGCGCCACCGGAGGGGAAGCCTACGTGAGAGGTGTTGCCGGGGAGAGGTTCTGCGTGAGAAACAGCGGAGTCCGCGCCGTGGTGGAGGCTGTCGGGGATCACTGCTGCGAATACATGACCGGGGGCCGCGTCGTGGTGCTGGGTTCGACCGGGAGGAATTTTGCGGCCGGGATGTCGGGCGGCATGGCGTATGTTTACGATCCCGAGGGGGGTTTCCACGGAAGGTGCAATACCGAATCCGTGTTCCTTGAATTCGTGGAGGAGAATGACGAAGCGGAACTTCTTGGGATGGTAAGGAAACACCTTGAGTACACTGGAAGCGAGGTAGCGCGGCGGATATTGGAGAACTGGTCCGGGAGTCTTCCCAGATTCGTTAAGGTGATACCGAAAGACTACAAGAGAATGCTCGAGCACATAAACCGCGCGCAACAGAGCGGTCTTTCGGGTGACGAAGCCCTTATGGCTGCTTTTGAGGAGAACAAACGAGATCTCGCGCGCGTAAGCGGAAACTGACACGGAAGCTCTGACGGAGGAGAAGTTTTTCAATGGGTGATCCCACAGGTTTTATGAATTATAAAAGGAAGCTCGGGCCTGACAGGGATCCTGCCCGCAGAATCGCCGACTGGGACGAGTTTCACGGCCATCTCCCCGAAAAAGAGCTTGCCACTCAGGGCGCAAGGTGCATGGACTGCGGGGTCCCCTTCTGCCAGACGGGCCAGATAATCGGCGGCATGACCTCCGGATGCCCCATAAACAACCTTATACCCGAGTGGAACGACCTGATTTATTCGGGACTCTGGAGAGAGGCTCTCGAGAGACTTCACAAGACGAACAATTTCCCCGAGTTCACGGGCCGGATATGCCCCGCTCCCTGCGAGGGGTCGTGCGTTCTGGGCATTAACGAGCCCGCGGTCACCATAAAAAGCATAGAGTGCGCCATAGTCGACAGGGGTTTTGAGGAAGGATGGATAACCCCCGAGCCCCCCGAGATCAGAACCGGGAAGAAAATCGCCGTCATAGGCTCCGGGCCCGCGGGACTTTCCTGCGCCGCGCAACTTAACAAGGCGGGACACCTGGTCACCGTGTTTGAGAGGGACGACCGCATCGGCGGACTGCTCATGTATGGAATTCCCAACCCCCACCTCGACAAGAAGATAGTCGACCGCCGCGTCAATATACTCGCGGAGGAGGGAATCGAGTTCGTCACCAACACGGAAGTGGGAAAGGATATCGACGGAAACGAGCTCGTGGAGAACTTTGACGCGGTCGTGATATGCACGGGAGCTACGAAGCCCAGGGATCTTCCGATTGAGGGAAGGGACCTTGACGGAATCCACTTTGCTATGGAGTTCCTGAGGGCCAACACGAAGAGCCTTCTTGACAGTGGGCTCGCCGACGGCCGCTACATCTCCGCCGCGGATAAGGACGTTATCATTCTCGGGGGCGGCGATACCGGAACCGACTGCGTCGCGACATCCATGAGACACGGATGCAGGAGCCTTCTTCAGTTCGAAATACTTCCCAAGCCTCCGCTCGAAAGGGCTGCGGATAACCCGTGGCCGCAATGGCCTAGGGTGTACAGGCTTGATTACGGCCAACAGGAGGCCATGGCGGTTTTCGGAGAAGATCCGAGAAGGTACCAGGTTCTTACCAAAAGATTCGTAGGAGACGCAGAGGGCAGGCTGGCGGAACTTGAGACCGTACGCATTGAGTGGTACATGGGGGATGACGGAAGGATGACTTTTCGGGAAGTTGAGGGTTCCGAGCAGAAATGGCCATGCGGTCTAGTGCTTTTGGCCCTCGGATTCTTGGGACCCGAACAGGAACTCCTCCAGCAGATGAATATCCATACCGACGAGCGCTCAAACGCCATGGCGGAATACGGAAAGTACATGACGAATGTCGAGGGAGTTTTCGCCGCGGGGGACTCGCGCAGGGGGCAAAGCCTTGTGGTGTGGGCTATAAACGAGGGAAGAGAAGCCGCAAGAGAGTGCGACAGGTATCTTATGGGGTCAACCGATCTTCCATAAATAGGCTAAACCCGCTGCGAGGAGGAATTTCCAGATGGCCTTCGCTGATCCTAAAGAACAATTAAAGGTAATAAGACGGGGAACCGAGGCGATAATTCCCGAAGAGGAGCTTCTTTTGAAGCTCGAAGCTTCAAGAGAGAACGACCGTCCCCTGAAGGTAAAGGCAGGGTTTGACCCCACCTCTCCCGACCTGCATCTGGGTCACGGGATAATCCTCAAGAAGCTCCGCGATTTTCAGACTCTGGGCCACGAGGTTCTTTTCCTGATAGGGGATTTCACCGCCTACATAGGAGACCCCTCCGGCAGGAGCGAAACCCGCCCCTCGATTTCAAAAGAAGAGATAATCAAGAATTCAAGGACCTACGAACGTCAGGTTTTCAGGGTTCTTGACAGAAAAAAGACCCAGATTCTTTCAAACTCCCGCTGGCTCAGCAACCTCGATCCAGAAGAGTTCCTCGGGCTTACCTCTCTGGTTAACGTATCGCGGATACTTGACCGGGATGATTTCTCAAAGAGGTACAGGGAGGGAGTGTCCATTTCCCTCAGGGAGTTCATATATCCCCTGGTGCAGGCGTACGACTCGGTGCAGATGCACTGCGACGTTGAACTTGGCGGTACGGATCAGACCTTCAACATACTGCTCGGCCGCGATTTCCAGAGACATTACGGACAATCTCCGCAGGTAGGAGTCTTTCTTCCAATACTTGAGGGAACGGATGGGGTAAAGAAGATGTCAAAGTCACTTGGAAACTATATAGGTCTTGACGAATCTCCGCAGGATATATACGGGAAAATGATGTCGATTTCTGACGACCTTATGTGGAGATACTATCTTCTTTTAAGCACCTGCAATGAAAAAAAGATACGAAAACTAAGAACCGAGCATCCTATGGATGCAAAAAAAGGGCTTGCCAAGGAAATCGTTTCCTGGCTCCATGACACCCGGGGTGCCCTTGAAGCCGAACGGGATTTTGAAACCAAGTTCTCAAAGAGATCTTTTCCAGAAGACGCAAAGGAAAAAGACTACGTTGCCGGCTCCCGAAAGGTAGTTGATCTTGTTATAGGAGTGTCCGATTCCGTCAGCACTAAAGGGGAGGCTAAAAGGCTCATATCCCAGGGAGGACTTGTCATAGACGCAGAGAAGTACACCGATCCGAATTCGGAATTTCCCGACAAAGTCGCTTTCGAGGTTAAAATCGGAAAAAAAGAGTTCCTGAAAGTCGTTATCAAGTAATCAGGCCCGGTTTCTTTCCAGATAATTCTGACCGTATCGAACCTGTCTACGCGAGAATAGCGAAAGGAAGCGAGTCAGCCTGTAAGCCGAGTTCTGTCAAGTACGGTCATCCATCTGAGATATCTGTTGCCAGGATACCTTAAGCGACTACCCGAAAACCAGGACGGGCCGCCCTGACCGGACAGTTGTCCGGACGTTTTCCTATTTGTCTTTCTTCAGGCGGGGTTTGCCTTGCCTCCTCCATCACTTTCGGAGCGGTGGTCTCTTACACCACCTTTTCACCCTTACCGGGACGCCTGCGGCGCCCAGGCGGTATGCTTTCTGCTGCACTTTCCGTTGTCTCGCGACACCTGGTCGTTAACCAGCGCCCTGCCCTGCGAAGCTCGGACTTTCCTCCCGCGTACAAGCCGCGGGCGACCGCCCGGCCGACTCGCTAATCATTAAAATATCTATCTATCGCCTCGTTCGCAAGACTGTCAGCTTCTACGTTATTCTCCCTGGGGATATATTCTATATCGAGTGCCGGAAGGGATGAAGCGAGTTTTTTCGCTTCCGAGTGAAGTATTCTAAGCTTTGAATCCTTTACTTTCCATAGCCCGTTCATCTGGCTTGCGACAAGCTGGGAATCGGTGTGGATTTTCACTTGGAGGCGGCCTTCAGCCACGAGATAACCGAGCGCTTTTATGAGCGCCTTGTATTCCGCCTCGTTGTTCGTTCCCCTGCCGATATACTCCCTTATTTCCTCTCTTGTTCCGTCCGGGCGGATAACAAGAACCCCGATTCCGGATTCTCCTGGGTTTCCCCTTGACGCTCCGTCTATATAGACTTCGGTTGTTTTCTCTGAGGTCATGTTTTTAATTTGGATAACCGCATCAAACGGTTACGGGTTTGTGTAAAGAATCTTCTTGCAGTTCGGACACTGAACCAGTTTTGTCTGTTTCAGTATTTCGTTGTAGAGCTGAGGCGGAATGTTTATGTTGCAACTCGTGCACTGCTCGTTTTCGGCAAGCGCAAGCGCCCTGCCGTTTCTTTTGAAGATTCTTTCGTAAAGCGGAAGTATTTTGGGGTCTATGGTAGAGAGGATTTCACTTTTTTCCTTTTCCGCCGGTTTACGGGAAATCTCGAGTTCTTCGATCTTTTTTTCTTTTTCCGCAATCTGCCCCGCGTATTGCTCTTTTAGAGTCGCGTAGTTTTCCTTTTCTTCGGTGAGTGTCGCCTCGGTCTCTTCGATTTCCGCCATTACCGAGATCGTGCGGTCTTCTATCTCGAAGTTTTCTTTTCTGGTATCGGTTATTTCCTTCTGAAGCGCCTCGTATTCCTTGTGGGTCTTTATGGCAAAAAGCCTTTCCTCGGATTTTTTTATGGATTCTTGATTGGAGAGAAGAGAGGATTCAAGACCGTCTCTTTGCGCCTTGAGTTCTGAGAGAGAGGTTTCCTTGAGATTTATCGATTCTTCTTTTCCAAGGAGGTCTTTTTTAAGGTCGTCAATTTCGTTTGGATATCTCTCGAGCCCTTCAGTTAGCTCTCTGATTCTTAAGTCAACTGTCTGAAGTTTCTGCAGGCTTTCAATATGCTGTTGCATAATTTTTTATTTCAGGCGAAGCAATCCCGATGTGCTTTTTAGGGGGAAAATGGTATTTCGGGGGCTTTTGGATGGGGTTGCTTCGGCTTTCTCTTTATTGACCTTCATGGTCTCTGTTTCTCAATTCTGGGCCCACCCGGACTCGAACCAGGGACCGACGGATTATGAGTCCGCTGCTCTAACCAACTGAGCTATGGGCCCTAATAAAACTAGGAAACACAATATAGTTGATCGAATTTTTTTGTCAAATTATCATTTCAAAAAGTGTAAAAACCGGTATTTAGGCCTACTGTGCTTACCGGAAAACAAGAAGATTTTCGCTTCTGGGGTCCCATGAACCCCTTACTTTAAATACCGACGAGAGAAGCTTTTCGGAAAGCACGCGGGACGGTTCTCCCAAGGCTGCGACTCGTCCATTTTCAAGTACAAGGATCCTTTCGCAGAATTTGCTCGCAAGATCAAGGTCGTGGAGAACGGCCACGACCCCTTTTCCTTCTTGAGCTAGCGACTCGAGCAGTTCCATGAGGGCGAACTTGTGGTGTATGTCAAGGTGGGAGGATGGCTCGTCAAGGAAAATAAAATCGGTTTCCTGCGCAAGAACCCTTGCGATCGACACTCTCTGCTGCTCTCCTCCCGAGAGTGTCGTTACTTTTCTTCGAGAAAACCCTTCCAGATCCACAAGCGAAAGGCAATCCTCGGCGCGCTTTATATCTTCTGTGCTTTCGCTTTCGAAAATTCCCAGGTACGGATACCTTCCCGTAAGTACTACCTCAAGCACGCTCAGCGGAAAATCAAAATACGAGGTTTGGGGGAGAAACGATATTTTTTTGTAAAGCTCTTTTGCTTCGTATCCCGAGATATCCTCTCCGTCAAGCAGAATGTGGCCTCCGGTGGGATTGATTATACGGGCAAGAAGGCGAAGAAGCGTGGATTTCCCCGTGCCGTTGGGGCCGACTATGCCCAGAAACTCGTTTCTTTTGATCTCGAAGCTTACGTCATCAACTATGATTTTTCCGTTTACTCCGTAACTGAGCCCCGATGTTTTTAAGAGTTCTCTTTGCATTTTACGCAAGTCCTCTCCCGCTGAAATTTCGCCTCAGCAGAAACACGAAGAAAGGAACTCCGATGAAGGAAGTGATTATCCCGAGGCGAAGTTCCTCAGGGCTCATGACGGTTCTTGCTATAAGATCCGCTGCGGGCAGAAATATGGCTCCGGCAATAAAACTTGCGGGCAGGAGCCGGCGATGATCTACTCCGATCAGCAATCTTATTGAGTGTGGAATTATAAGTCCGACGAACCCCACGATGCCGCTTACCGCCACGCTTGCTCCAACTATTAGGGAACTCAGGACTATGAGATGCTTGGTCGTTTTCTCTATGTCGATACCGACGGTCTTCGCTGTCTCGTAGCCTAGAAGTCTTGCGTTTAGGTTCTTAGCGTAAAAAAGCAGCATAACCGAGGCGGCAAGCACGGGAACCGCTGCCATTGCGAAATGCGTCCATGTGCGCGAGTCGACTCCGCCCATTATCCAGAAAAGCATTTCCTTCATTGACCACGCGTTTGATACCGAAAGCACGAAAGTCGTGAGAGAGACAAAAAGTGTTCCTAGTGCTACCCCGCAGAGAAGAAGCGTCGTATTCTCGACAAACCCCCTGTAACGTGATATTCCGTAGACTGCGTATGCCGTGAGGAGTGTGCCTGCAAACGCAGCGAGAGGGAGCAGAAGAAACCACTGCTGATGAATACCGGTGTAGATCACCAGAACGGCGAAAAAAGCCCCTCCGCTTGACCAGCCCAGTATTCCAGGTTCAGCAAGGGGGTTTCTGAACATCGCCTGCATTACCGCTCCCACAATTGAGAGTCCTCCTCCTATGGTGGCGGCGAGAAGAACCCTGGGGAGCCTAACGTTCCAAACGATAAGTTCCTGTGATTTTTCGATTCCCGCTCCGGTATCAAGCCAGAGCAGCTTGCCGGCTATCACGCTGACTACCTTGTCAAACGGAACACTCACCGCCCCGAGCGATACGCACACAATGACGGTCAACAGAAGCAGGGAGGCGAGTACTACGTATACGGAAAGCGTTTTCTTACCGGTCGGCATTGTTCTCTGCTCTGAATATCAGGTTCACCAGATCAATTACGGCCCGTGCCGCATAATGAGACGCGGCGTCTAGATGTTTTCCCGCGACGACTATGATCTTCTTGTCTCTGAAGGCGGAATTTTTGAACATCTGGCCCACAAAATCCGGGTGAGATGGATTATAACTACTTGTAAGCACTAGGTCAGGGTTGTTCTGGATTACGTATTCGGTAGATATGTTGCTGTGTCCGCTTAGCCCGAGGCGTGCCGGGAGGTTTATGGCTCCGGAACTTTCTATTATGTCGTTTATGGTTGAGCGTTTGCCGACCGTGAACCCTGGAGCTCCGTAGAAAAGAACCGTCGGGGCTTTTGCGTGAGGCGGAATCTTTTCCCTGGCATCCGCGATCTGGGCTTCCATTTTTTTTACGAGGTTTTTCGCCGCGGCTTCCTCGCAGACAGCCTCTCCAACCAGTTCTATATTCTTTTTTATGCTCTCAAGAGAGGCGATTTCGTGGAGCACCAGTACTTTTATTCCCGCTGCCTCAAGATGCGCGCGTATGTTCGGGTTAGTGTGACCCGCGACTATCACGAGATCCGGAGATTTTGCAATTACCTGCTCGAGGTTTGCTTGGACCTGCGGAATTCCCCGCGCTTTTTCCACGACGTTTGAGATCAGCGGGTCGGTCGAGAAATAGGTAAGCGCAGCTATTTTCTTTCTGTCGCCGATTATATCGACTAGGATTTCATCTGAAGCCAAAGTGAGCGATATTATGCTTTTTGGGCAGTGCGGTTTTGCTAGGCATACAACTGGCGCGGCGAAGAGGGCGAACAGAAACGCCGCGAACAGATTTTTGATGCTCACCTTGAAAATCAGGCTTTTCCTTACGGGTTCAGGATGACTTTTCCGAACTGCTGGCGGTCTTCAAGAATTTTCTGCGCCGCAGCCGCTTCACTCAGGTGAAACCTGCTGTGTATCGAAGGTTTTAGGGCACCTTCTTCGGCAAGCTGCGCGACTTTCTCGAAGTGTTCCGCCCGGGCGTTAAACACCGTTACTCCCAGTACGGAGAGATCTTTCATGATAAGCGGGCCGAGGGCTGCTTCCGTGGCGCCACCTCCGGCAACTCCGATCAGCAGAAGTTT
This genomic stretch from Candidatus Dadabacteria bacterium harbors:
- a CDS encoding iron ABC transporter permease translates to MPTGKKTLSVYVVLASLLLLTVIVCVSLGAVSVPFDKVVSVIAGKLLWLDTGAGIEKSQELIVWNVRLPRVLLAATIGGGLSIVGAVMQAMFRNPLAEPGILGWSSGGAFFAVLVIYTGIHQQWFLLLPLAAFAGTLLTAYAVYGISRYRGFVENTTLLLCGVALGTLFVSLTTFVLSVSNAWSMKEMLFWIMGGVDSRTWTHFAMAAVPVLAASVMLLFYAKNLNARLLGYETAKTVGIDIEKTTKHLIVLSSLIVGASVAVSGIVGFVGLIIPHSIRLLIGVDHRRLLPASFIAGAIFLPAADLIARTVMSPEELRLGIITSFIGVPFFVFLLRRNFSGRGLA
- a CDS encoding ABC transporter substrate-binding protein, coding for MSIKNLFAAFLFALFAAPVVCLAKPHCPKSIISLTLASDEILVDIIGDRKKIAALTYFSTDPLISNVVEKARGIPQVQANLEQVIAKSPDLVIVAGHTNPNIRAHLEAAGIKVLVLHEIASLESIKKNIELVGEAVCEEAAAKNLVKKMEAQIADAREKIPPHAKAPTVLFYGAPGFTVGKRSTINDIIESSGAINLPARLGLSGHSNISTEYVIQNNPDLVLTSSYNPSHPDFVGQMFKNSAFRDKKIIVVAGKHLDAASHYAARAVIDLVNLIFRAENNADR
- a CDS encoding ABC transporter ATP-binding protein, which codes for MQRELLKTSGLSYGVNGKIIVDDVSFEIKRNEFLGIVGPNGTGKSTLLRLLARIINPTGGHILLDGEDISGYEAKELYKKISFLPQTSYFDFPLSVLEVVLTGRYPYLGIFESESTEDIKRAEDCLSLVDLEGFSRRKVTTLSGGEQQRVSIARVLAQETDFIFLDEPSSHLDIHHKFALMELLESLAQEGKGVVAVLHDLDLASKFCERILVLENGRVAALGEPSRVLSEKLLSSVFKVRGSWDPRSENLLVFR
- the tyrS gene encoding tyrosine--tRNA ligase; protein product: MAFADPKEQLKVIRRGTEAIIPEEELLLKLEASRENDRPLKVKAGFDPTSPDLHLGHGIILKKLRDFQTLGHEVLFLIGDFTAYIGDPSGRSETRPSISKEEIIKNSRTYERQVFRVLDRKKTQILSNSRWLSNLDPEEFLGLTSLVNVSRILDRDDFSKRYREGVSISLREFIYPLVQAYDSVQMHCDVELGGTDQTFNILLGRDFQRHYGQSPQVGVFLPILEGTDGVKKMSKSLGNYIGLDESPQDIYGKMMSISDDLMWRYYLLLSTCNEKKIRKLRTEHPMDAKKGLAKEIVSWLHDTRGALEAERDFETKFSKRSFPEDAKEKDYVAGSRKVVDLVIGVSDSVSTKGEAKRLISQGGLVIDAEKYTDPNSEFPDKVAFEVKIGKKEFLKVVIK
- a CDS encoding glutamate synthase subunit beta, whose protein sequence is MGDPTGFMNYKRKLGPDRDPARRIADWDEFHGHLPEKELATQGARCMDCGVPFCQTGQIIGGMTSGCPINNLIPEWNDLIYSGLWREALERLHKTNNFPEFTGRICPAPCEGSCVLGINEPAVTIKSIECAIVDRGFEEGWITPEPPEIRTGKKIAVIGSGPAGLSCAAQLNKAGHLVTVFERDDRIGGLLMYGIPNPHLDKKIVDRRVNILAEEGIEFVTNTEVGKDIDGNELVENFDAVVICTGATKPRDLPIEGRDLDGIHFAMEFLRANTKSLLDSGLADGRYISAADKDVIILGGGDTGTDCVATSMRHGCRSLLQFEILPKPPLERAADNPWPQWPRVYRLDYGQQEAMAVFGEDPRRYQVLTKRFVGDAEGRLAELETVRIEWYMGDDGRMTFREVEGSEQKWPCGLVLLALGFLGPEQELLQQMNIHTDERSNAMAEYGKYMTNVEGVFAAGDSRRGQSLVVWAINEGREAARECDRYLMGSTDLP
- a CDS encoding C4-type zinc ribbon domain-containing protein, with the translated sequence MQQHIESLQKLQTVDLRIRELTEGLERYPNEIDDLKKDLLGKEESINLKETSLSELKAQRDGLESSLLSNQESIKKSEERLFAIKTHKEYEALQKEITDTRKENFEIEDRTISVMAEIEETEATLTEEKENYATLKEQYAGQIAEKEKKIEELEISRKPAEKEKSEILSTIDPKILPLYERIFKRNGRALALAENEQCTSCNINIPPQLYNEILKQTKLVQCPNCKKILYTNP
- a CDS encoding ribonuclease HI family protein → MTSEKTTEVYIDGASRGNPGESGIGVLVIRPDGTREEIREYIGRGTNNEAEYKALIKALGYLVAEGRLQVKIHTDSQLVASQMNGLWKVKDSKLRILHSEAKKLASSLPALDIEYIPRENNVEADSLANEAIDRYFND